The following proteins are encoded in a genomic region of Macadamia integrifolia cultivar HAES 741 unplaced genomic scaffold, SCU_Mint_v3 scaffold3185, whole genome shotgun sequence:
- the LOC122067872 gene encoding putative F-box protein At1g67623 — translation MGRSVMMKRTKKQRLPRIETLPEELLTEVIARVGSSAVTDLFNMKKSCKGFCKAGEDAEVLRRVSLEKLPAVPWWNSCREFMRQCEEKGNPEALFKRGMVEYFSNKKSESGIEFLKKAACLGHEEAAYMLGLILLCINNRLKSQALEILQKVEEGSPSTKIQKCR, via the exons ATGGGTCGTTCAGTGATGATGAAAAGAACTAAGAAACAGAGGCTTCCAAGGATTGAAACTCTGCCAGAGGAGCTGCTCACAGAGGTGATAGCTCGAGTTGGGTCCTCTGCAGTGACTGACCTCTTCAACATGAAAAAGAG TTGCAAAGGATTCTGCAAGGCTGGAGAAGATGCAGAAGTGCTTCGAAGGGTCTCACTAGAGAAGTTGCCTGCGGTTCCATGGTGGAATTCATGTCGTGAGTTTATGAGGCAGTGTGAGGAGAAAGGCAACCCAGAAGCTCTATTCAAACGTGGAATG GTTGAATATTTTAGTAACAAGAAATCAGAATCAGGGATCGAGTTTTTAAAGAAAGCAGCTTGTCTAGGACATGAAGAAGCCGCATACATGCTAGGATTAATCCTCTTGTGCATCAATAACCGATTAAAATCCCAAGCTTTAGAAATTCTGCAAAAAGTGGAGGAAGGTTCACCATCAACAAAGATCCAAAAATGCCGTTAG